CGCTGAATGCAACCACAACAACTTTGGTGGATACATGAGTAACGAAACTTCCTCCGTGGCCCGCGGCCAAGGCCGCCGTTCGGAGCTGATCGGCCCAAACTCCGCTGACAGCGCCGTCAGCAAGGAAACCCGCCGCCGGGTTATCGCGGCCAGCTTCATCGGAAACTTTGTCGAATGGTTCGACTACGCCGTTTACGGCTACCTGGCCGTCACCATCGCGGCAGTCTTTTTCCCGGAGTCGGACCCCCAGGCCGGACTCCTCCTGACCTTTGCCCTGTTTGCAGTCTCGTTCCTGGTGCGCCCGCTCGGTGGCTTTGTATGGGGGCATATCGGAGACCGGGTAGGCAGGCGGACCGCACTCTCACTGTCCATCCTGATCATGTCCGGGGCCACGTTCTGCATTGCCCTCATCCCCGGATATGACACGATCGGACTTTGGGCTCCCGTCCTGCTCCTGATCGTCAGGGTGGTTCAGGGCTTCTCAGCCTCCGGAGAATATGCCGGTGCGTCCGCCTTCCTGGTGGAGTACGCCCCGGCCAACCGGCGCGGTCTGTATGCCGCCGTCGTTCCCGCCAGCACGGCGGCCGGGCTGCTCCTCGGTTCGCTGCTCGCCGGCCTCCTGACTACCCTGCTCAGTTCCGAAGCAATGCACGGCTGGGGCTGGCGGCTGCCTTTCCTGCTGGCTGCGCCGATGGGCCTGATCGGCCGGTATATCCGGACAAAGCTCGAAGACACGCCGGTGTTCCGGGAACTGGAAGCCGAAGACCATGCTGCCAAGGCGCCTGTCTCCAACCTCTTCCGGAACCACTGGCGGCAGCTGCTCCAGGCCGTCGGGGCCGTGCTGCTCAACGCCGTGGGCTTCTACGTGATCCTCAGCTACATGCCCACATACCTGTCCTCCGAACTTGGCCTCGGCGCCACCGAGTCATTCCTTGCCACCACGGTGGCGCTTATTACCTACATCGGCTTCATCTTCCTGACCGGCATGCTCTCGGACAGGTACGGCCGCAAGAAAGTACTGCTGGCCGCTTCCGTCAGCTTCATCCTGCTGACCGTGCCGGCGTTCGCCCTGCTCGGAACGGGCAACTTCCTGGTGATCGTCCTGGTCCAGATCCTGCTCGGGGCCATGCTCACCCTCAACGACGGCACGCTCCCCAGTTTCCTGGCGGAGATGTTCCCCACCCGGGTCCGCTACAGCGGCTTCGCGGTGAGCTTCAACCTTTCCAACGCCCTGTTCGGCGGAACTGCCCCGTTCATGGCAACCCTCCTGATCGCCGCCACCGCCAGTGACCTGGCACCGGCCTGGTACCTCGTGGCTGCCGCCCTGGT
This genomic interval from Arthrobacter sp. SLBN-100 contains the following:
- a CDS encoding MFS transporter, with the protein product MSNETSSVARGQGRRSELIGPNSADSAVSKETRRRVIAASFIGNFVEWFDYAVYGYLAVTIAAVFFPESDPQAGLLLTFALFAVSFLVRPLGGFVWGHIGDRVGRRTALSLSILIMSGATFCIALIPGYDTIGLWAPVLLLIVRVVQGFSASGEYAGASAFLVEYAPANRRGLYAAVVPASTAAGLLLGSLLAGLLTTLLSSEAMHGWGWRLPFLLAAPMGLIGRYIRTKLEDTPVFRELEAEDHAAKAPVSNLFRNHWRQLLQAVGAVLLNAVGFYVILSYMPTYLSSELGLGATESFLATTVALITYIGFIFLTGMLSDRYGRKKVLLAASVSFILLTVPAFALLGTGNFLVIVLVQILLGAMLTLNDGTLPSFLAEMFPTRVRYSGFAVSFNLSNALFGGTAPFMATLLIAATASDLAPAWYLVAAALVSLVAVALSRETCREPLRQE